The following is a genomic window from Paraburkholderia flagellata.
ATGGACACGATAAGCAACATGAGGATGTTTGTGCGCGTAGTTGAAGCTGGCAGCTTCACCGCAGCAGCCAACTCCGTGAATAAGTCAACAGGTCAGGTTTCACGTGCCGTCACTGAACTCGAAGCTCATCTGCAGACGCGCCTCCTGAACCGTTCGACTCGCCACGTCGGAGTAACGGACGCAGGTCAGCGCTACCTGGGCCATTGCTACCGGATTCTGGCTTTTGTGGACCAGGCGGAGGCGGAGGCATCGAATGCGCACTTGCTGCCGTCGGGGCGCCTGCGCGTACATGCCACTGCCAGTTTCGGTCAGCACTATGTGATGCCCGCAGTCCTGCGGTACCAGGAGCTGTTTCCACAGGTCTCCGTCGAATTGACGCTCTCACAGCACGTTCCCGACCTGATCGAAGAAGGCTACGACGTGTCGGTTCAACTGGGCGCGATTGAATTGCCGGACTCCGGTCTCGTGTCTGTCCCGGTTGCAAAGACCTGCAACATTTTGTGCGCGTCGCCTTCGTATCTCGCCCGGCATGGCATCCCTTCCACGGTGGCCGACCTCGCCGCTCACACCTGCATGCGCACCACTAGTCCGGCATTTCCGCAAAGCCGATGGAATCTGGATGGTCCTCATGGCACGGAAACCTTTGAGCTTCCTCCTTCGCCCTTTCAGGTCAACGTAGCGGAAGCCATGGCACTCGCATTGCGCGACGGGCGAGGCATTGGCGCACTGCCGCTATGGACTGCAATTCCGTGGCTGCGCAACGGCACGCTGCTGCGTGTACTGCCGACACATC
Proteins encoded in this region:
- a CDS encoding LysR family transcriptional regulator; this encodes MDTISNMRMFVRVVEAGSFTAAANSVNKSTGQVSRAVTELEAHLQTRLLNRSTRHVGVTDAGQRYLGHCYRILAFVDQAEAEASNAHLLPSGRLRVHATASFGQHYVMPAVLRYQELFPQVSVELTLSQHVPDLIEEGYDVSVQLGAIELPDSGLVSVPVAKTCNILCASPSYLARHGIPSTVADLAAHTCMRTTSPAFPQSRWNLDGPHGTETFELPPSPFQVNVAEAMALALRDGRGIGALPLWTAIPWLRNGTLLRVLPTHRMNETHIRVLYVSREYLDAKIRSWVDFLRDFIPQTLDDGDTVPAASVIADADLPM